The following DNA comes from Fibrobacter sp..
AGCTGGGGCTGGAGGAGGTTCTGGAGATGGCCTCCAAGGCGGATGTGGTTGTCAAGACCAGTGGTATAGGCCGTTTCGATGGTTTTCTTGAGGAGGCGGTGCTGAGGTTTCAGAGCAGGGGAACGGTGGTAATATTCTGGGATGTTGATGCTCCCTGTACATTGGATAGAGTGCTTCACGATCGCGGGGATCCTTTCCGGAGGCTGATCCCCCGGTATGACACGATCTTTACCTATGGCGGAGGGGAACCGGTGGTTTCTGCATACAGATCGCTTGGAGCCAGGGATTGTGTGCCAATTTACAATGCCCTGGATCCTGAAACTCATTTTCCTGTTCCGGGCGAGGAGAGATTCAGGGGAACACTTGGATTCCTTGGCAACCGTCTTCCGGACCGTGAGGAGAGGGTGAAGGAGTTTTTTTTCCGCTCTGCAGCGATGCTTCCTGAGAGGCTTTTTCTTCTGGGGGGCAGCGGATGGGAGAGTGATGTTCCCGATTATACAAATATCAGGCGGCTGGGTCATGTATTTACACATGAACACAACGTGTTTAACTGTTCCAATCTGGCTGTTCTCAATATCAATCGTCAGAGCATGGCCTCATACGGCTACTCGCCTCCGACCCGGATTTTCGAGGCTGCGGGTGCAGGGGCTTGCATAATCACCGATGCCTGGGAGGGGATCGAGCAGTTTCTCAAACCCGGAAGTGAGTGCCTGGTTGCAAGAAACGGCGGTGAGGTAGCTGAGTATGTGAGAGAGTTAAACAGCTCTGATACGGCGGTTATGGGGGAGGCTGCACGGAGGCGGGTACTTGCAGAGCACACCTATTCCAGCCGGGCAAGGGATGTTGAACAGGTGTTGGGAACACTGGTGAACCGGGAGGGGGTAAAACTGTGATTCTGCCTTCATCATGCGATATAGTGATTCTCGGTTTGACAATTACATCCTCCTGGGGCAACGGACACGCCACAACCTACAGGGCACTTGTCAAGGAACTCTCAGCAAGGGGGCACAGTGTTCTGTTTCTGGAGAGGGACATGCCCTGGTATGCAATGCATCGGGATTTGTGTGAGCCGCCCTACGGACGAACCGAGCTTTACTCATCGATGATGGAGCTGAAGGATCGTTATACAAGCGCTATTCAGAGTGCAGAGGTAGTGATTGTGGGGTCGTTTGTTCCTGAAGGAGTGGCGGTTGGGGAGTGGGTAACGCATACTGCAAACGGTATTGCCGCTTTTTATGATATTGATACTCCGGTAACCCTGGGGAAGCTCCTGAGACGTCAGTATGAGTATCTTACCCCCAATCTTATTCCAAGGTACGATCTTTATCTCTCTTTTGCGGGAGGCCCGATTCTCGAGATTCTGGAGCATGTTTACGGTTCTCCTCTGGCCAGACCGCTTTATTGTTCGGTAGATCCGGACAGTTACTATCCGGAGGAGAGAAAGAGGGTGTTTGATCTGGGATATATGGGCACCTACAGCGAGGACCGTCAGGAGGCTCTGGAGAGACTGATGCTGATGCCTGCCAGAGAATTGACAGAGGGAAAATTTATAGTGGCTGGTCCCAAGTACCCCGATGTTGCATCATGGCCTCCCAATGTTGTTCACAGGGAGCATGTATCACCCTCGATGCATCGTGAATTCTACTGTTCCCAGCGTTTCACGCTGAACATTACCAGGGCTGATATGGTTCAGTCCGGGTATGCCCCGAGTGTGCGTCTTTTTGAGGCGGCCGCCTGCGGTACTCCCATAATAAGTGACTACTGGGAGGGTTTAAGTGAATTCTTTACTTTTGGAGATGAGATTCTTCTGGGGAGTACTCCTGAGGATACCTTGAAATATCTCTCCGGGATCTCCGAGGAGGAGCGCAGGAGTATCGGGGAGAGGGCCAGGAAGCGTGTGCTTTCCGCCCACACTTCAGCACACCGGGCGCAGGAGCTTGAGTATTACATCGCCGAGGCGATGAAAAAGAGAGAGAGTTTTTCGAAACCGAAACTTTGCAGGAGAGCGTAGGGATGGTTGAGGCGGTAAAGATCTGGAACGAGCCCAACAATCTTTCTCACTGGGATTTTACGATTGATACTGACTGGAGAGAGTTTGCCGGGATGGCATCACTGGGTGCCATGGCAGTAAAGCAGGTCTGTCCATCATTGAGTGTTGTTCTGGGGGGGATATCCCCGATAGATCCCCGGTTCCTTTCGCTTTTGTCGGGTTATGGTACTCTGCAGTATTTCGATGCTGTGGCAGTGCACGGGTTTCCTCTTGACTGGAATCACTGGCAGATTGACGAGTGGCCATCGAAGATAGAGGAGATAGAGGATATCTGCAGTCTTCCGGTCTGGGTTACCGAAGCCGGCGCATCGTCTTTTGGTGCCGAGGAGGTGCAGGTATTTGGATTGCGAAGGACAAC
Coding sequences within:
- a CDS encoding glycosyltransferase produces the protein MAVKGLDIAFFGSSLLSAYWNGAATYYRGIIKELNALGHRVTFYEPDIYDRQENRDISVPSWARSVVYVADELGLEEVLEMASKADVVVKTSGIGRFDGFLEEAVLRFQSRGTVVIFWDVDAPCTLDRVLHDRGDPFRRLIPRYDTIFTYGGGEPVVSAYRSLGARDCVPIYNALDPETHFPVPGEERFRGTLGFLGNRLPDREERVKEFFFRSAAMLPERLFLLGGSGWESDVPDYTNIRRLGHVFTHEHNVFNCSNLAVLNINRQSMASYGYSPPTRIFEAAGAGACIITDAWEGIEQFLKPGSECLVARNGGEVAEYVRELNSSDTAVMGEAARRRVLAEHTYSSRARDVEQVLGTLVNREGVKL
- a CDS encoding glycosyltransferase — encoded protein: MLPSSCDIVILGLTITSSWGNGHATTYRALVKELSARGHSVLFLERDMPWYAMHRDLCEPPYGRTELYSSMMELKDRYTSAIQSAEVVIVGSFVPEGVAVGEWVTHTANGIAAFYDIDTPVTLGKLLRRQYEYLTPNLIPRYDLYLSFAGGPILEILEHVYGSPLARPLYCSVDPDSYYPEERKRVFDLGYMGTYSEDRQEALERLMLMPARELTEGKFIVAGPKYPDVASWPPNVVHREHVSPSMHREFYCSQRFTLNITRADMVQSGYAPSVRLFEAAACGTPIISDYWEGLSEFFTFGDEILLGSTPEDTLKYLSGISEEERRSIGERARKRVLSAHTSAHRAQELEYYIAEAMKKRESFSKPKLCRRA